In Marinobacter antarcticus, one genomic interval encodes:
- a CDS encoding DNA internalization-related competence protein ComEC/Rec2: MKLRRQGCRRRIKSLGGQGLSGSSFNGPGRSGWQGSALLSAVLGVFAFSCGVILLYRLTVLPPPVWLFGCTLPTLSWFLPMRRRLPRLFRVFSFGLALGVAWAGLWAQERLEQRLPASLEGEKTGVSGYVCDLPVAGSFNSIRFSFCVTRWYGLSLTPESYNALPKRLRLAWYGQPAGALPDHRLRLEVVLKRPHGSLNPAGFRYEDWLFRKGYRATGSVRSAVPDPSVFCSMRCQYHRLHTGLAHWVDEQFADARHHPLIASLLIGNRGHLSSAHWDVFKATGTIHLVAISGLHLGLVALGAGFVARRLLLAISNYRMSERSVRLAVFLMVMLCCLLYALAAGFTVPTRRALVMVAIGGWLLLMARQVPAWHSIIVALGLVLLFDPFAPLDQGFWLSFGAVSILICVFAGRLGGTSWLAGLVLAQGAVFAGLWPLLELIGQGQPVAGLFANVLSIPWVSLVVMPALITGGLMVALFPGLSSLIVPIIDAVLGVMWSFLEWVAAMSWPDLEGTAPEIVGFGVLVMLIITVPVRMFRIAGAVVVLAWVAMASFPPETGNPWIAKPEVRVWDVGQGLSVMLRAGDKVLLYDTGPEVKGVFSAAESVLLPNLRALGIGRIDTLVVSHADSDHAGGIGLLLDEFNVGRILTGEPEAIGKKLSQYRQGREHRQVEIQSCSGEDKLANELSLSFWQAKGEFTGNDASCVLAARHEEAGIEWIFPGDISAAVESRYLQAIANKFAASPPRELVVIAPHHGSKTSSSDAWVNTLSPDRVIYTAGYRHRYGHPHQDITARYRRAGVEAFNTACSGALVMTVAEGVMGLQEARHQSPFWIGGPGLARDQCKIP, from the coding sequence ATGAAACTCCGGCGCCAAGGATGTCGCCGACGGATAAAATCACTGGGAGGACAAGGATTGTCCGGAAGCTCTTTCAATGGCCCAGGCCGGTCTGGTTGGCAGGGTTCTGCGTTACTCTCTGCAGTACTGGGCGTCTTCGCTTTTTCCTGCGGCGTCATCTTACTTTATAGATTGACGGTGTTACCACCTCCAGTGTGGCTGTTCGGGTGCACACTTCCAACTTTATCGTGGTTTTTGCCGATGCGCCGGCGACTCCCCCGGCTCTTCCGGGTTTTTTCGTTCGGCCTTGCGTTAGGCGTTGCCTGGGCTGGCCTGTGGGCCCAGGAACGCCTGGAGCAACGGCTTCCTGCGAGCCTTGAGGGTGAAAAGACAGGGGTTTCCGGTTACGTTTGTGACCTCCCTGTGGCGGGCAGCTTTAACAGCATTCGTTTCAGCTTCTGTGTAACCCGATGGTACGGGCTTTCACTGACTCCTGAGTCTTACAACGCTTTGCCGAAAAGGTTGCGTCTGGCTTGGTATGGCCAGCCCGCAGGTGCTCTTCCGGATCACCGTTTGCGTCTGGAGGTGGTGCTTAAAAGGCCTCATGGCAGTCTGAACCCCGCGGGCTTCCGCTATGAAGACTGGCTGTTTCGCAAAGGTTATCGAGCAACGGGAAGCGTGCGCAGTGCTGTCCCGGATCCATCCGTATTCTGTTCAATGAGGTGCCAGTACCATCGTCTTCACACCGGACTGGCGCACTGGGTCGACGAGCAGTTCGCCGACGCCCGGCATCACCCCTTGATTGCTTCTCTACTGATTGGCAATCGTGGACATCTTTCTTCCGCGCATTGGGATGTGTTCAAAGCAACAGGGACCATTCACCTGGTGGCTATCTCGGGTCTGCACCTCGGACTGGTCGCGCTGGGCGCCGGTTTTGTGGCTCGCCGGTTGCTGTTGGCAATATCCAACTATCGCATGAGTGAGCGCTCCGTGCGTCTTGCGGTATTCCTTATGGTTATGTTGTGTTGCCTGCTGTATGCGCTGGCCGCAGGCTTTACTGTGCCTACCCGACGGGCCCTTGTTATGGTCGCGATTGGTGGCTGGCTTCTGTTGATGGCCAGGCAGGTGCCTGCCTGGCATTCCATCATTGTGGCTCTTGGGCTGGTTCTGTTGTTTGACCCCTTTGCTCCGCTGGACCAGGGCTTCTGGCTGTCTTTCGGGGCGGTTTCTATTTTGATTTGTGTCTTTGCCGGCCGTTTGGGCGGTACCAGCTGGCTCGCGGGCCTGGTTCTTGCGCAAGGGGCGGTGTTTGCGGGGCTTTGGCCGCTCCTTGAATTGATAGGGCAGGGGCAGCCGGTTGCGGGATTGTTTGCCAATGTTCTTTCTATTCCCTGGGTATCGCTGGTGGTGATGCCGGCGCTTATTACGGGAGGCCTGATGGTTGCTCTTTTCCCCGGCTTATCGAGCCTGATTGTTCCGATAATTGATGCGGTACTTGGTGTGATGTGGAGCTTTCTCGAGTGGGTTGCAGCTATGAGCTGGCCTGATCTCGAAGGAACCGCCCCGGAAATTGTCGGCTTCGGTGTCTTGGTAATGCTGATTATCACTGTTCCGGTCAGGATGTTTCGCATTGCCGGGGCTGTTGTCGTGCTGGCATGGGTTGCTATGGCGAGTTTCCCACCGGAAACGGGTAACCCATGGATCGCCAAGCCGGAAGTGCGGGTCTGGGATGTAGGCCAAGGTCTCTCAGTGATGCTGCGAGCCGGGGATAAGGTATTGCTATACGACACCGGGCCGGAAGTGAAAGGTGTATTTTCGGCGGCAGAATCGGTACTTCTGCCAAACCTCAGAGCGCTGGGTATCGGGCGAATTGACACCCTCGTTGTAAGCCACGCCGATAGCGATCACGCGGGCGGTATTGGTCTGCTTTTGGATGAATTTAACGTAGGCCGGATCCTGACAGGTGAGCCCGAGGCTATTGGCAAAAAGCTGAGCCAGTACAGGCAGGGCAGAGAGCATAGGCAGGTCGAAATACAGAGCTGTTCTGGTGAAGACAAACTGGCAAACGAGTTATCGCTTTCCTTCTGGCAGGCAAAAGGTGAGTTTACAGGCAATGATGCGTCCTGCGTTCTGGCCGCCCGGCATGAGGAAGCCGGAATCGAGTGGATTTTCCCGGGCGATATAAGCGCTGCTGTTGAGTCCCGCTACCTGCAAGCGATCGCGAACAAATTTGCAGCGAGTCCACCCCGTGAGCTTGTCGTGATTGCACCTCACCACGGCAGCAAAACGTCATCTTCCGATGCCTGGGTCAATACACTCAGCCCGGATCGGGTGATCTACACGGCGGGATATCGGCATCGATATGGCCATCCTCACCAGGACATAACTGCTCGTTATCGCCGGGCTGGCGTTGAGGCATTCAACACGGCGTGTTCGGGCGCTCTTGTTATGACAGTAGCAGAGGGTGTCATGGGATTGCAGGAGGCCCGACATCAGAGCCCCTTCTGGATCGGCGGTCCGGGCCTGGCCAGAGATCAGTGTAAAATACCGTGA
- a CDS encoding MotA/TolQ/ExbB proton channel family protein encodes MFELLKAGGILMVPIVICSILALAIILERFWTLRASRVAPPQTINELWRWIKKKELNGRKLKALQSSSPLGRVLAGGLMNAKHGREIMKESIEHEASQVIHDLERFLNPLGTVATITPLLGLLGTVIGMIKVFAEIQLAGVGNAGNLAGGISEALITTAAGLSVAIPALICHRYFIRRVDELVVGMEQEAIKLVEVVHGDREIDVEGA; translated from the coding sequence GTGTTCGAGCTGTTGAAAGCTGGTGGCATTCTGATGGTGCCAATTGTTATCTGTTCCATTTTGGCGCTTGCGATCATTCTGGAGCGTTTCTGGACACTGAGAGCGTCCCGGGTGGCACCACCTCAGACTATTAATGAGCTGTGGCGCTGGATCAAGAAAAAAGAACTTAACGGTCGTAAGCTGAAGGCGCTGCAAAGCTCTTCGCCGTTGGGTCGTGTTCTCGCAGGCGGCCTCATGAATGCCAAACATGGCCGTGAGATCATGAAGGAAAGCATTGAACATGAAGCCAGTCAGGTCATTCATGATCTGGAGCGATTCCTGAACCCGCTGGGTACCGTTGCGACAATCACTCCTCTGCTCGGCCTTCTGGGCACGGTGATTGGCATGATCAAGGTGTTTGCAGAGATCCAGCTTGCGGGTGTGGGTAATGCCGGGAACCTTGCCGGTGGCATTTCCGAGGCTTTGATTACCACGGCTGCCGGTCTGAGTGTCGCCATCCCTGCACTGATCTGTCACCGCTATTTTATCCGACGGGTGGACGAGCTTGTGGTTGGCATGGAGCAGGAGGCTATCAAGCTGGTTGAAGTTGTTCATGGTGATCGTGAAATCGACGTGGAAGGGGCCTGA
- a CDS encoding ExbD/TolR family protein: MKFTRQRSQEVGVDLTPLIDVVFLLLIFFMVSTTFTRESHLQVELPEASGEPASPAETKQIDVVINAEGQYVLNDKVLVNNRRETLERGVSELAGGDTALPFIITADARTPHEYVVRAMDVAGRLGFSRLSITTEREGESQ, encoded by the coding sequence GTGAAGTTCACACGCCAGAGAAGTCAGGAAGTCGGAGTAGATCTGACGCCGCTGATCGATGTGGTTTTCCTGTTGCTGATTTTCTTTATGGTCTCAACGACCTTTACGCGGGAAAGTCATTTGCAGGTGGAATTGCCTGAAGCCAGTGGCGAGCCTGCTTCGCCAGCGGAAACGAAGCAAATCGACGTTGTGATCAACGCCGAAGGACAATACGTCCTTAACGACAAGGTTTTGGTAAATAACCGACGTGAGACGCTTGAGCGTGGCGTGAGTGAGTTGGCCGGGGGTGACACCGCTCTGCCTTTTATCATCACCGCGGATGCCCGTACCCCCCATGAGTATGTGGTCAGAGCAATGGACGTGGCAGGTCGTCTGGGCTTCTCCAGGCTGAGCATTACCACTGAGCGTGAGGGAGAAAGCCAGTGA
- the msbA gene encoding lipid A export permease/ATP-binding protein MsbA, with translation MSLAEPLPGPESIKAAETWPTYKRLLTYVKPFWLAFSLAVVGNVIYAGASTGMAAAMEYVVAAIENPTDQNRLLLTFLIVGVFSLRGVGTFMSQYFISYVGRQVISSLRSDVFNHLMILPSRYFDENAAGRLVSKLTFNVEQVAEAATNAVTITLREGLTIVGLLGYMLYTNWKLTLIFLAVGPLIAAVVSYASKRFRKISQRIQGSMGDITHVASESITGYRVVRAFGGDEYEKQRFQNVNDRNLKQSLKMASTQAISVPVIQILVAVAIAALVWTMLAPEIRGEMTTGQLIAFITAATTMAKPIRQVTSVHAKIQKGVAAAYDVFETIDEVPEQDPGSYAPERVEGTVEFDDVSFRYRDQLDDVLKGISVEIPAGQSVALVGRSGSGKSTMVSLLPRFYEYTGGDIRIDGHSLKDFSLKALRSQIALVTQSVVLFNDSIAANIAYGALRDCSRDEIREAAAKAHALEFIDRMPEGLDTMIGDNGVMLSGGQRQRLAIARALLKDAPILILDEATSALDTESERHIQEALETVIKGRTTLVIAHRLSTIEKADRILVMENGRIIESGPHSELLASNGAYAQLHQMQFSEHS, from the coding sequence GTGAGTCTTGCCGAACCTCTGCCTGGCCCCGAAAGCATCAAAGCCGCTGAGACCTGGCCCACCTACAAACGCCTGCTGACATATGTAAAACCCTTCTGGCTGGCATTTTCACTGGCGGTGGTTGGTAACGTTATCTATGCGGGGGCCTCCACCGGCATGGCCGCGGCTATGGAATATGTGGTCGCTGCCATCGAAAACCCGACCGATCAGAACCGACTGCTCTTGACGTTTTTGATTGTTGGCGTGTTTTCGCTCCGTGGCGTCGGTACATTCATGAGCCAGTACTTTATCAGTTACGTTGGGCGGCAGGTTATTAGCTCGCTCCGCAGCGACGTGTTCAACCATTTGATGATACTGCCATCCCGTTACTTTGACGAAAATGCCGCCGGAAGGTTGGTGTCCAAGCTGACCTTTAATGTAGAGCAGGTTGCGGAAGCTGCGACCAATGCTGTGACCATCACGCTACGGGAAGGCCTGACAATTGTAGGTTTGCTCGGGTACATGCTTTACACAAACTGGAAACTGACGCTGATTTTTCTTGCGGTTGGCCCCTTGATCGCAGCGGTTGTCAGCTATGCGAGCAAGCGCTTTCGCAAGATCAGCCAGCGTATTCAAGGCTCCATGGGTGACATCACTCATGTGGCTTCCGAGTCTATAACCGGGTACCGGGTTGTTCGGGCTTTCGGTGGTGATGAGTATGAAAAGCAGCGTTTTCAAAATGTTAATGATCGCAACTTAAAGCAAAGTCTAAAGATGGCGTCCACCCAGGCAATCAGCGTTCCGGTGATTCAGATTCTGGTGGCTGTTGCTATTGCGGCACTTGTTTGGACCATGCTGGCACCCGAGATACGAGGCGAGATGACAACCGGCCAGTTGATAGCTTTTATTACCGCCGCTACAACCATGGCAAAGCCTATCCGCCAAGTGACGTCCGTTCACGCTAAGATCCAGAAAGGCGTAGCAGCTGCATACGATGTGTTCGAAACTATTGACGAAGTTCCCGAACAGGATCCGGGTTCTTATGCGCCTGAGCGCGTTGAGGGCACTGTTGAGTTCGACGACGTATCGTTCCGTTACCGGGACCAGCTCGACGATGTATTGAAAGGTATATCTGTTGAAATTCCGGCAGGGCAGAGCGTAGCGCTGGTTGGGCGCTCCGGCAGTGGAAAGTCAACGATGGTGAGCCTCCTTCCAAGATTTTATGAATACACCGGTGGTGATATCCGCATTGACGGGCATTCGCTGAAGGACTTTTCCCTGAAAGCACTGCGATCCCAGATCGCACTGGTTACCCAGAGCGTTGTGCTGTTTAACGACTCGATTGCCGCCAATATAGCCTACGGTGCACTCCGGGACTGCAGTCGGGATGAAATCCGTGAGGCTGCCGCAAAAGCTCACGCCCTGGAGTTCATCGATCGCATGCCGGAAGGCCTGGATACCATGATCGGAGATAACGGGGTGATGCTTTCGGGCGGGCAGCGACAGCGCCTGGCAATTGCCAGGGCGTTGCTTAAAGATGCCCCTATCCTGATCCTCGACGAGGCTACCTCGGCACTGGATACCGAATCAGAACGCCATATTCAGGAGGCGCTGGAAACCGTTATTAAGGGCCGGACGACGCTGGTGATCGCCCACAGGCTATCGACCATCGAGAAAGCTGACCGGATTCTGGTTATGGAGAACGGGCGCATTATCGAATCGGGTCCCCACAGTGAACTTCTTGCCAGTAACGGTGCCTATGCCCAGTTACACCAGATGCAGTTCAGTGAGCACTCATGA
- the lpxK gene encoding tetraacyldisaccharide 4'-kinase codes for MTSLVERLWYGKGRPLLILAPFSWLYRIVAEARRRKALDAHAQKLPVPVVVVGNITAGGTGKSPLTAWLVDEIRAAGWRPVILSRGYGGKSSGYPLLVTEETLPSLAGDEPVMLAQATGMPVVVDPDRCRGAAFALDNALGDVLISDDGLQHYRLPRDIELAVFDGARGIGNGALIPAGPLREPVSRLDSVDFVVVNGAALTDDEGRVPPEALSGINHPQMYAMDLQPTRLVNLKTGETRSPESLQGQKIRSIAGIGNPTRFFDTLKGLGAKQIAVPFPDHHRFRPEDLGAESGHMLVMTAKDGVKCRSFAPANAWVLYVEAKLPKAFSEAVLAKLRACSGPSTF; via the coding sequence ATGACCTCCCTCGTAGAACGCCTCTGGTATGGTAAGGGCCGGCCCCTTCTTATCTTGGCGCCGTTCTCATGGCTGTACCGGATCGTCGCCGAAGCGCGACGTCGTAAAGCCTTGGATGCGCATGCCCAGAAGCTTCCTGTGCCCGTTGTGGTTGTGGGCAACATAACAGCCGGTGGTACCGGAAAATCCCCGTTAACGGCTTGGCTTGTAGATGAAATCCGGGCTGCTGGCTGGCGGCCGGTTATTCTTAGTCGTGGCTATGGTGGCAAATCGTCCGGGTATCCGCTCCTGGTGACAGAGGAAACTCTGCCATCACTTGCAGGCGATGAACCCGTTATGCTGGCTCAGGCAACCGGTATGCCGGTTGTGGTCGATCCAGACCGGTGCCGGGGTGCGGCATTTGCGTTGGATAATGCTTTGGGCGACGTTCTCATCAGTGACGACGGGCTTCAGCACTACCGTTTGCCTCGGGATATCGAGCTGGCCGTGTTTGATGGCGCCCGCGGTATCGGCAACGGTGCCTTGATTCCGGCAGGGCCCCTGCGTGAACCGGTCAGCCGTCTGGATAGTGTAGATTTTGTGGTTGTGAACGGTGCGGCCTTGACCGACGATGAGGGTCGAGTGCCGCCAGAGGCGCTATCTGGCATTAACCATCCTCAGATGTATGCCATGGATCTTCAACCAACACGCCTGGTTAACCTCAAAACCGGTGAAACCCGATCGCCCGAAAGCCTCCAGGGCCAGAAGATTCGCTCGATAGCTGGTATAGGTAACCCAACCCGTTTTTTCGATACCCTTAAAGGGCTGGGTGCAAAACAGATCGCGGTGCCTTTTCCTGACCATCATCGGTTTCGCCCTGAAGATCTAGGTGCCGAATCTGGCCACATGCTGGTTATGACGGCCAAAGACGGGGTTAAATGTCGTAGTTTTGCGCCGGCTAATGCTTGGGTGCTGTACGTGGAAGCAAAGCTGCCAAAGGCGTTTTCAGAGGCAGTCCTTGCAAAGCTGCGAGCCTGCTCCGGGCCGTCAACCTTTTAA
- a CDS encoding Trm112 family protein encodes MDKKLLALLACPVCKGDLKLNQARTELVCYQDAMAFPIREGIPVMLATEARTLSTDERLHKN; translated from the coding sequence ATGGATAAAAAACTCTTGGCCCTGCTGGCTTGCCCGGTCTGTAAAGGTGATCTGAAGCTCAACCAAGCCAGAACTGAACTGGTCTGCTATCAGGATGCCATGGCATTTCCCATTCGCGAGGGTATCCCGGTCATGCTGGCCACAGAGGCCCGCACACTCTCCACCGACGAACGCCTTCACAAAAACTGA
- the kdsB gene encoding 3-deoxy-manno-octulosonate cytidylyltransferase: MSFTVVIPARYASTRLPGKPLLDIVGKPMIQHVCERALESRANRVVVATDDSRIQAVCEAFGAEVVMTSPNHVSGTDRLEEVVRKLGLDADHRVVNVQGDEPLIPPRLIDQIADNLERYPDAAIATLCERLHDMEQVFNPNVVKVVFDREGMAHYFSRAPIPWARNHWGDMRKDNLSTQNSGAALKDGAGYFRHIGIYGYRASVLSRFVSWPPAPAEQAESLEQLRALYNGARIHVEVAAGTPPAGVDTEADLQRVRAWMEKSTERGGYGA, encoded by the coding sequence ATGTCTTTTACGGTTGTGATTCCGGCCCGCTATGCCTCCACCCGGTTACCTGGTAAACCGCTACTGGATATCGTCGGTAAGCCTATGATTCAGCACGTTTGTGAACGCGCATTGGAAAGCCGGGCAAACCGCGTTGTCGTAGCAACGGACGATTCGCGTATCCAGGCGGTCTGTGAGGCATTCGGTGCCGAAGTTGTAATGACGTCGCCCAATCATGTCAGCGGTACCGATCGTCTGGAAGAGGTTGTGCGCAAACTCGGGCTTGATGCGGATCACCGCGTTGTTAATGTTCAGGGCGATGAGCCCTTGATTCCTCCGCGGTTGATTGATCAGATTGCAGACAATCTGGAGCGGTATCCGGACGCTGCCATTGCGACACTCTGCGAGCGCCTCCATGACATGGAGCAGGTTTTCAATCCCAATGTTGTAAAAGTTGTTTTTGACAGGGAAGGAATGGCTCATTATTTCAGTCGGGCGCCCATTCCCTGGGCCCGGAATCATTGGGGCGATATGCGCAAAGATAACCTCTCGACGCAAAACTCAGGGGCCGCACTGAAGGATGGCGCCGGGTATTTCCGGCATATCGGCATCTATGGATACCGGGCCAGCGTGCTCAGCCGCTTTGTCAGCTGGCCGCCGGCACCTGCAGAGCAGGCAGAATCACTGGAACAGCTCCGGGCCCTGTATAACGGCGCCCGGATTCACGTTGAGGTGGCAGCCGGTACGCCACCGGCGGGGGTTGATACTGAAGCAGATTTGCAGCGAGTCAGGGCCTGGATGGAAAAATCCACTGAAAGGGGAGGATACGGTGCATGA
- a CDS encoding low molecular weight protein-tyrosine-phosphatase produces the protein MSRRASVLFVCLGNICRSPTAEGVFRKLVEQAGLQEHIHIDSCGTSNWHIGKGPDPRSLEAAGKRDVDISMLKARQFTEGDLDTFDYVVVMDRQNLADVKDIWHQNGGTKPTLFLEYGRSDLAEVPDPYFGGENGFEQVLDLIEDAGEGLLRNIQERMA, from the coding sequence ATGAGTAGACGTGCAAGTGTGCTTTTTGTGTGTCTGGGCAATATCTGTCGTTCGCCAACCGCAGAGGGCGTATTTCGCAAGCTGGTAGAGCAAGCCGGGTTGCAGGAGCACATTCATATAGATTCCTGTGGAACCAGCAACTGGCACATCGGCAAGGGGCCTGATCCACGGTCACTGGAAGCTGCCGGGAAGCGGGATGTAGATATCAGCATGCTCAAGGCGCGCCAGTTCACGGAAGGGGATCTGGACACCTTCGACTACGTGGTCGTGATGGATCGCCAGAATCTGGCTGACGTGAAAGACATCTGGCACCAGAATGGCGGCACAAAGCCCACATTGTTTCTTGAGTATGGCCGCTCTGACCTCGCTGAGGTACCTGACCCCTATTTCGGCGGCGAGAACGGGTTTGAGCAGGTGCTTGATCTGATCGAAGATGCAGGCGAGGGCCTGCTCCGCAATATTCAGGAGCGTATGGCGTGA
- the murB gene encoding UDP-N-acetylmuramate dehydrogenase, whose product MSQQAEPPAKLKVSVGLSKLNTLRVSATAKFYIDVASLDDLRGALAWAEESGHKTLVLGGGSNLVFAGDFDGLVIRMQMAARHWEQVDDTGATLVLGAGENWHEAVLYAARAGYRGIENLALIPGTAGAAPVQNIGAYGVELCDTLVSVTALDRESNQLVCLDNMECGFAYRDSLFKRSPGSYIITGIRLRLSREKPLQFGYRDLEDYLGEGVSQELDALTVAEAVMAIRRRKLPDPEIIPNAGSFFKNPVVSIEQFSELKAAHPDVVGYPQSGTVKLAAAWLIDQSGWKGYRNARVGVHNRQALVLINHSGGTGQDVLELASDIRRSVQERFGVNLEMEPGIVGG is encoded by the coding sequence GTGAGCCAGCAGGCGGAGCCACCGGCGAAGCTAAAGGTGAGTGTCGGGCTTTCAAAGCTCAATACTCTCCGCGTATCCGCAACGGCAAAATTTTACATAGATGTTGCTAGCCTGGATGATCTGCGCGGCGCACTGGCCTGGGCAGAAGAGAGCGGGCATAAAACACTGGTGCTTGGTGGCGGCAGCAATCTGGTTTTTGCCGGAGACTTTGACGGCCTTGTGATCCGCATGCAGATGGCTGCGCGTCACTGGGAGCAGGTTGACGACACGGGTGCGACACTGGTTTTAGGCGCCGGCGAAAACTGGCATGAAGCAGTGCTGTATGCCGCCCGGGCAGGGTACCGGGGCATCGAGAACCTGGCGCTTATACCCGGTACAGCCGGCGCGGCGCCGGTTCAGAATATAGGCGCCTATGGTGTTGAGTTGTGCGATACCCTGGTTTCCGTCACAGCGCTGGACCGTGAATCCAACCAGCTTGTATGCCTTGATAACATGGAATGTGGTTTTGCTTACCGCGACAGCCTGTTCAAGCGCTCGCCAGGCAGCTACATCATTACCGGGATTCGGCTGCGGCTGTCACGCGAAAAGCCTTTGCAATTCGGCTACAGGGATCTTGAAGACTACCTGGGAGAAGGGGTTTCTCAGGAACTGGATGCTTTGACGGTGGCCGAGGCTGTGATGGCCATCCGTCGTCGTAAGCTACCGGATCCGGAGATCATTCCCAACGCCGGTAGTTTTTTCAAAAACCCTGTGGTGTCCATTGAGCAATTCAGTGAACTGAAGGCTGCGCATCCGGACGTCGTCGGTTACCCACAGAGCGGCACCGTAAAGCTTGCCGCAGCTTGGTTGATTGACCAGAGCGGATGGAAGGGTTACCGGAATGCCCGCGTAGGCGTTCACAATCGTCAGGCACTGGTGCTGATCAATCATTCGGGTGGAACAGGGCAAGATGTGCTGGAACTGGCTTCGGATATTCGCCGGTCGGTGCAGGAGCGTTTTGGGGTGAATCTGGAGATGGAGCCAGGAATCGTAGGCGGCTGA
- a CDS encoding proline--tRNA ligase, translating into MRASRYLIATQKETPSDAEVISHQLMLRAGLIRKLAAGLYTWLPTGLRALRKVERIVREEMDKSGALEVLMPAVQPAELWQESGRWTQYGGELLRMNDRHGREFCFGPTHEEVITDLVRNELKSYKELPANFYQVQTKFRDERRPRFGVMRAREFIMKDAYSFHVNAESLDETYQIMHRTYCAIFDRLGLDYRPVQADSGAIGGSDSHEFHVLASSGEDDIVFSTESDYAANIEKAEAVAPSGERAAPAEELKEAATPDQRTIEAISQFLSIDATRTVKTLLVKAEVDEAGEESNAGLVALILRGDHTLNEIKAESLAGVAEPLTMATDEEIEAIIGCKAGSIGPVDLKVPVIVDRSAAHLADFVCGANREGYHLTGVNWERDLQLGQVEDIRNVVEGDASPDGKGTLEIRRGIEVGHIFKLGNKYSTAMNATVLDENGKTVIMDMGCYGIGVSRIVAASIEQNHDEKGIIWPDAIAPFQVAIVTLNAHKTPIVAEAGEKLYEQLKQAGYDVLLDDRKERPGVKFADMELIGIPHRFVISDRGLAAGTLEYKGRRDADKQDIAIEEALTFLIKASPRKGL; encoded by the coding sequence ATGCGAGCAAGCCGTTACCTGATTGCAACCCAGAAAGAGACGCCTTCTGACGCGGAGGTTATCAGCCACCAGTTGATGCTGCGCGCCGGCTTGATCCGGAAACTGGCGGCCGGCCTTTACACGTGGCTGCCCACGGGCCTGAGAGCCCTGCGCAAGGTTGAGCGGATTGTTCGTGAAGAAATGGACAAGAGTGGCGCCCTGGAAGTTCTCATGCCGGCCGTTCAGCCTGCGGAACTGTGGCAGGAATCCGGTCGCTGGACGCAATACGGCGGTGAACTGCTGCGAATGAACGACCGCCACGGCCGTGAGTTCTGCTTTGGCCCGACCCACGAAGAAGTGATTACCGACCTGGTCCGCAATGAGCTGAAAAGCTATAAGGAACTGCCGGCCAACTTTTATCAGGTCCAGACCAAGTTCCGCGACGAACGCCGCCCCCGCTTCGGGGTGATGCGCGCCCGGGAGTTCATCATGAAAGATGCCTACTCCTTTCATGTGAACGCCGAGTCTCTGGATGAAACCTACCAGATTATGCACCGAACTTACTGCGCCATTTTTGATCGCCTGGGGTTGGATTACCGCCCGGTACAGGCAGACTCAGGCGCAATAGGTGGCAGTGACTCCCATGAATTCCATGTGCTGGCCTCCTCCGGCGAAGACGACATCGTGTTCAGCACTGAAAGCGATTACGCCGCCAACATCGAAAAGGCCGAAGCGGTTGCGCCATCTGGCGAGCGCGCGGCTCCGGCTGAAGAGCTGAAAGAAGCTGCAACTCCGGATCAGCGTACCATCGAGGCTATCTCGCAGTTTCTGAGCATCGACGCTACCCGCACGGTTAAAACCCTGCTGGTCAAAGCCGAAGTGGATGAAGCGGGTGAGGAGAGCAATGCGGGCCTGGTCGCACTGATCCTGCGTGGTGACCACACGCTGAACGAGATCAAGGCAGAAAGTCTGGCAGGGGTTGCAGAGCCTCTGACCATGGCAACCGATGAGGAAATCGAGGCCATCATTGGCTGCAAAGCCGGCTCTATTGGCCCGGTAGACCTGAAAGTACCTGTTATCGTAGACCGCAGCGCAGCTCACCTTGCAGACTTTGTTTGTGGTGCAAACCGGGAAGGCTACCACCTGACCGGCGTGAACTGGGAAAGGGATCTGCAACTGGGCCAGGTTGAAGACATTCGCAACGTTGTTGAGGGCGATGCCAGCCCCGATGGCAAGGGCACGCTGGAGATACGCCGTGGCATTGAAGTTGGCCATATTTTCAAACTGGGCAACAAGTACAGCACGGCCATGAACGCAACAGTACTTGATGAGAACGGTAAAACCGTAATCATGGATATGGGTTGCTACGGAATCGGCGTATCCCGCATCGTGGCCGCTTCAATTGAGCAGAACCACGATGAGAAAGGCATTATCTGGCCCGATGCCATTGCGCCCTTCCAGGTGGCTATCGTGACCTTGAATGCTCACAAAACGCCCATCGTGGCCGAAGCCGGTGAGAAGCTCTACGAACAATTAAAGCAGGCTGGCTATGATGTGCTGCTGGACGACCGAAAAGAACGCCCGGGCGTAAAATTTGCAGATATGGAGCTGATCGGGATCCCGCACCGCTTCGTCATTTCTGATCGCGGGCTTGCCGCCGGCACTCTTGAGTACAAAGGGCGCAGGGACGCTGACAAGCAAGACATTGCTATCGAAGAAGCTCTGACGTTTCTTATCAAGGCATCGCCTCGTAAAGGCTTGTAA